In one window of Lampris incognitus isolate fLamInc1 chromosome 3, fLamInc1.hap2, whole genome shotgun sequence DNA:
- the LOC130110569 gene encoding transmembrane protein 69-like has protein sequence MLFLTFRGGTLTTQKVWGWTSTQRSMISTLARARGGASRLQPCWASPARLSSNHNAATGLPRNQIPAVTGLVNTTSFQWSQTRFIGGLPKIQPFHTSAVCLKKRPKPEPPPRELDLLRYDMKDLWKSPKPALYLGFARLIPFVALPLFMAATETYFPELAYAQVAYGAAIVSFLGGARWGFALPESSPAKPDWLNLANSVVPPLLAWAAILLSDSIISGITMVIMSFGISLHYDLSLLPTYPSWFKALHTVLTAVACLSLLSTLFVSQVYPEKMIFSE, from the exons ATGCTCTTTCTAACCTTCCGAGGAGGCACTTTGACAACACAAAAG GTATGGGGTTGGACTAGCACTCAAAGGTCCATGATATCGACCTTGGCCAGGGCACGTGGTGGTGCAAGTCGCCTGCAGCCCTGCTGGGCCTCGCCAGCCAGGTTGTCCTCGAACCACAATGCCGCCACCGGTTTACCAAGAAACCAGATCCCTGCTGTCACTGGTCTAGTGAACACTACATCTTTCCAGTGGTCCCAGACTCGTTTTATTGGTGGTTTACCGAAGATCCAGCCTTTCCACACATCTGCAGTATGCCTAAAGAAGCGGCCAAAGCCAGAGCCGCCTCCCAGAGAGCTGGATCTGCTGCGCTATGACATGAAAGACTTGTGGAAGAGCCCCAAACCGGCCTTGTACCTTGGATTCGCTAGGCTTATCCCCTTTGTCGCCCTTCCTCTGTTTATGGCTGCGACTGAGACCTACTTCCCAGAATTGGCCTATGCCCAGGTAGCATATGGCGCCGCCATTGTTTCCTTCCTGGGAGGAGCACGCTGGGGATTTGCGCTTCCTGAGAGCAGCCCAGCCAAACCTGATTGGCTGAACCTGGCCAACAGCGTGGTTCCACCTCTGTTGGCCTGGGCGGCCATATTGCTCAGTGACAGTATCATTTCAGGAATCACTATGGTTATTATGTCGTTTGGGATCTCCCTGCACTATGACCTGTCTCTGCTGCCCACCTACCCCAGCTGGTTCAAAGCCCTGCACACCGTACTCACTGCCGTGGCATGTTTATCACTGTTATCCACGCTTTTCGTGAGCCAAGTCTACCCAGAGAAGATGATTTTTTCAGAGTGA
- the tm4sf4 gene encoding transmembrane 4 L6 family member 4 — protein MLSSVLFAAVGVLGAGYSVVVSSVALNQGPKCVNGTQLTYPFSDGDYLADHTLWEKCLEPAGVVSWHISLFAVLLTMGLIQVALCAFQVVNGLLGAICGDCCGCNGGSDGTV, from the exons ATGCTGAGCTCCGTGCTGTTTGCCGCCGTGGGCGTGTTGGGGGCAGGTTACTCCGTCGTCGTGTCTTCTGTGGCCCTCAACCAAGGACCCAAGTGTGTGAACGGCACACAGCTGACCTACCCTTTCTCAGACgg TGATTACCTTGCCGACCATACTCTCTGGGAGAAGTGTCTGGAGCCGGCCGGTGTGGTGTCTTGGCACATCTCTCTGTTCGCCGTGCTTCTGACTATGGGCCTCATCCAGGTGGCGCTGTGCGCTTTCCAGGTGGTGAACGGCCTGCTGGGAGCCATCTGCGGAGACTGCTGCGGCTGCAACGGAGGG AGCGACGGGACCGTctga